ACGAATTATTGTCTCAAGTTTCTAATACAGCAACTATTTAACAGGATTGTAAGTCATTGTTGTCCCGTAAGGAATGGCATTTGGATAAAGCCCATGGTTTTAATTTCTTCCCGGCACCCAGAGGTAATacattcttccttttttcttttctttttagaagaCATATGATGCATCTTGTAGCTGGTAGTATCATCTTGAATGAACACTGGCATCATTCTGTAGTTATTTAGAGCATCTAGTACCATGTAACCTTGCATATTTGAAGGCACTGAACCTATGGCATAGTTTCTAATGAAGAATTGTTTGCTTTTCTTTATTCTTCAATAGAAGAGTATCTTGTAATGCAGTTAAGGAACCAATTATATGTTTCACATTTGGTGGGGAAGGAAGAAAGATTAGGTTCAACCAATATAAATGATCACCTACAGTGCTTCTGTTGCACCTTATGGGCATAATCTCCAGATCATGTGAGAACCTTCTGTAAACTGACAAATGAGTGGGCATCAAGCTTGTCTCCTTAACTAAGGGAGCTTTGAACATATTTTCAGTTGTGGAATGTCCATGAGATTTTCTCTTGGGAACTTCTTGGATTAGCTAAATGTCTTTATTAATTGATGATTTCCTGGTTTGTCACCTAACATATATTGGCATATAACAATTTCCAGAAGAAATAATCTATTTCACTGCATTTAGGGTAAAGGGGAATATGTActagaaatttgaatttatgcCATATAGGTGCATAACATTGCATTAAGCAATTTAAACTTTATCCCATAACTTTTTGTTGTTCCAGTACAGGCATAATTGATTCTTAATGGAAAATAACTATCTGATTGGCTTAAGCAACTTAAAGTAAATACGACATGTTAGTTCTGGTGTATGCCATGATATGTACATTACATTCATTCCTTTGTTTGCTTATTAACTATTATAAATGATGTTTGGCTATGATTGCAGCATCGAGGTTTTGGCTGTGTTCAAAAGGGGCCCAGGAGCAGGTCTCAAGAAAAAGAAGTCaggaaagaggaagaagagaccCTTGTGAGGAATATTTTAGTTATTGATGTGGCATTGGAGTTGAACAAAATGAGCAACGGGACTAGAGTTTAGGTTGTGCCAGAGCAAAAGGAATGAAGGATTCTTTCAATATTTTACCACTGAAGAAATACTAAAGAATCACTCTGTGTTTTCTAGTGTTGTGAAAGAAGGAATTTGTTGTTTATTACTGACTGAATGATTTGtaaataacattaattttaATGAACAAAATTCTACACAAATGTGGTATCTTATTTGCTGCCTCTACAATATGGTGAAAGAAtgcaaaaccaagaaaaaatggaaaaataaattaagataatgcTCCATAAAAGCTGCTCAGTTCCCCTTTTCCCTTTCCTTGGATTTTGCTAGATGGGGAAAGGCTGTCAAAATGTTGTAGGCTCTCAAATCCTGCCTGGTCAAGATCCCAACTACTGGAGACACCTGCAAGTGGAGAATACAATCAGGTTAGTTACACTTACCTCAAATAGTTTCTCTCACAAGATGGCCATTGTTATCATTGTATgcacaaagagagagagagagagaggggggaggGTGTTGGGTGGGGGAAGAAAGACTAGCATTCTGAATAAATAAACCAGCAAATGCGTGCATGGAGGTGAAGTGAATTAGGACGTGGTAAACTCACCCCAGCTGCTTGATACTTGGGTACAATAAGCATATGCCGGAGTCCCACCTGCCTGAAGAGCACCATTGCTTTTGCCACCGACATGCTTTCCACCACTGTATAAGGGGTTGTGTTGGTCAGAGGATGCAAATCAACGTACATTTCCATTTCATCATTTGTCACAGCCACTTCCTCTAACTTTCCCTCCCTCTCGGCCAGTTCAATCCAGGTGAATTTCTCTCTCACTTCCCACTCCTCTGTTCTCCTTCTCTCTTGCAGGAACCACTTCTTCTTCAGCACTTTAACAAGGTGTGCTCTTAGTACAATTCCATGCAGTTCAGTTGCCCCTATGGCCAGGCCAACCCGCGGTACCACCCCTTCATCTACCACTGGGAAACCATTGTGCGTGGTATTTCTCAGGACATCTACAATGCGGGCTACCTTTTCCACTCCACGAAGGGTAACTACTGGTGGCTTGGCATCTGCAAGCTCCCCAACAGTTATATTTCTCATCCATGGCTCAGGATTCGCATCCAAGAAAGGCAGGCCTTTGAGGTGCAGTATTATGTCATAAATGCTTGGGTTGATGCAATCACCAACACTTTTGGCTATTAGGAGGACAATCATTGTTATGGGTAGTAAGAGCAGATTGTTTGTGAGTTCAAGGAATATGACACAGAGGGAAACCGTCATCCTCATTGAACCAGCCATCAGGGAGGCTGCACCAAGAACAGCATAAAGCCCTTGGTCAATTTTTGTGTAGGAGCCCATGGTAATGCCAAGCAAGCGGCCATAAGCTGAACCCATTAAGATGATGGGGAGGAAGAGGCCAGATGGTACAGCAATACCAAAGGTAATCAGGCCCAGAATATAATAGAGTCCGAAGAATATTAAGAGGGAAAGGGGGTGGAACTCTGTTGCAGTGTTAGTAGAGAAGATGTTTCGAACCGCATCATCATTGGTGGTGAAGAGGAGACTGGCTAGGTCATTGTAGTAGCCATCGGGGCAGTTGAATTGCTTGAAGTTGCCAGTCCGTCCATTGGTGGGGCAGGTCTCAGTGATTGAGGAATCACAAGGTGAGCAAGTGGCAAGGAAAGGCAAGCAATACAAGCAAATTGAGGTGAATAGTGAGACACTCAGACTCAGAAGAACCTTATGTATTTTTCCCTTCctgcaaaaaatatatatatatatatatatatagcaaacaattgaaaaattacAATCCCAAAAAATGGAACCTCATGTGCAACTTGAATCAGTTTGCACATGAAAATACCAATTCTAGACTTGGCTTGGATCAGTCTCCAATTgattcttattgattttggttTGGTTCATGTTTGAAGCTTGAATGGAAATATGAAGCTCGGTTAAGATTGCTTACTGATTAATGAGATTGTAGACCCTCAGGACCTTGTGGAGAAGGTGATTGTAAAGGCCTCCCAACACACCACCAATTAATCCAATTAATGCAACAGGGACGATATCCATGGCATGGTATGTCACAGTAACATCGCTCACATCAAACATGATGAGTCCTCCTCTCCCGAAAAGCCCACATTTCCCAGAATTACAATATTCAATGAAAGCTCTAAGTACCACGGCCACAACCGCTGTGCTGAAGAAAGTTCTCCAGAggagggcactcctccaccatgTTGCCACTTCTTCCAGAGAAAACAGGACACCACCAACTGGAGCCCGGAAAGCTGCACAAACCCCTGAAGAAGCCCCACATGTGATGAGATCACGTCTGTCACGGTCATTGTTAAAGTAGCGGAGCCAGCGCCATTTTATACGATAATTTTCAGGTCCTCCCTGGCCTAGTAGGGAAGCAATGCAGCTACCAATATGCACTAGAGGCCCTTCTTTCCCCAGATCTAGGCCTGCAGAGACAGCTCCTATGCTTCCAAATATCTGTGGGAGATTTCATGACCTCTTAGCAAACACTCCATATGCATGTGTTTTATGTCATTCAAGATGTTTGTGGAAGGTGattggttattttctttgaattgcccgacttgttttttttctttctaaaggTTGGTTTGGAATAACCTTTTTTTCATGTATAATTTTTGCCATAGAAATTGAAGCTAAAATCATAATATGAAGAAGCAATATAGTTTTCTCATAACTTCTTATTAAGCTTCTTCCTTAAACCAAAAAGTTTCTTCAATAAAAAGTAATCAAATAGATAAAGAAACTTTCACTGGACTTAAAACCAGCTTTTAACTACTCAAAAAGTAATCCAAACAAGGCCTAATTCAATCCAATCAATGCAAAGCAGAAAGAAGAAAGCCATGACAAATCCTAACAAAAGGACAAGCTCATCATCACATGTCAGACAACCCTAATTCTCCATATAAATTGTTAATCATTGCCATTAGATATCCACCAAGTTTTTTATGCTGCTTTTGCAACTTGTTCCAATTCATGATAGTGGATATACATTATTTTATAGAAGATGGTCGCGTATGTTTAATTAATCAAAGGTGTTAAAACTACAGAATATGTAagttgctatatatatatatatatatatatatatatatatatatataaccaattCAGCAATCCAACTACCCTGGCCTAATTCAACTTGATCTTCAATCCAATACCAGGGTGGATGGCATTTGGTTCATCTTCAATCAAGTTTCACCATTTTAAGTCGCAGCCCGTGCCAGTTCTATTAACTTTTCCTGTACCTCAGCTAGAGTACACTTTTTATTACTCCCTGTACGGTGTACCTCAGctaaagtaaacaaaagaaaGGTGAATATATGAAATGTGTGTTGAAAAAGGAGTGAAAATAAAGGAACTTGTTATGATAAGGTTCTTCTGTTTGGATCTAGATCATCCACCTATATCCAGATCTGGAAAAGTTCATCCTAAAAGTTTCCCTTTCACATGTCTAAGTCACGGAAAGGGGGTTTCTGATTAGGTTCAAATTATGGAGATCATCAAGCCAACTTTCACAACAATTTCTCGCCAAACCCATGAAAAGAAAATCGAATTTTGGCAATGCCCCAACTCCAGGAAATGAGAATCCTCTCTGTTTCTAAACTTTAACTCGGCTCTAGACTGAAAAATTGGCATACCCATATTGTATTTGAAAGCCAACTCACCTTGACAATCAATGTGGAGGCACCAAACATGTTGGGAGTATCTACTCCATTGAGATAAGCTTTGATCTCTGGTATACCAGGCCCAGCCGCAGTAGGTGCAAAGCACACACACAGGAAAGCAGCAAACAAAGTCAATACGAAATTGGCCGTTGTCAAATAGATGAATCCTGTCAAATACCTGCACCCATCACAACAAACTTTCATTTCTAAACCTCTATCCAAAATGGGTTTTAGAATTTCTTCAATCACAATggaacagaaaacaaaaaaaaaaaaaaactgtaatGTAAGATAGTCTGAGAAGCAGAGTGTAATATGAATGACAGGGGAGAATTCAGGACCTTTTCTTCTCTACTAAGCCAGACACAGCTAGAAGCTTGTAACCGGCGATATTCTCTACAGCAAGATTGATGAGGGTGGCAATCAGGCCAGTGAGCAGCCCAACAAGGAATGCCAGCGACCATTTCAAGAATATATACTGCAGCACTTGGGCTGATGATCTGCTTCTCCAATCATGCTTGAAGAGGTCATTCTCATTGATCCTGCACCCACCACAGTTGTTCAATTCTGCATTAATTAATGTCCTGCAATTTGAATTGTCATTGAAAAACAGGAGAGGAGATTGGTTTTTTGTTCTCACTCATAGTCCAAGCTCTCTATATGAGAGACCTTGGCCCCAACTATGGCCAGAGGATTGGAGGAGAGTGTTCGGCTTCTCTTGAGCAGTGGCTGGTTCAGTGGATTGCTTTCCAGGTCCCTCTCTTCCCCCTCTCCTACTCCCTCCACGCttgaggtggtggtggtggtggtggtggtggtggtggttgttGTTTCTGCAACCTGGCTTGGATCTTCCTCCATCAAGGCAATGGAAAATTGCAGAGACATAGAAGCCTAGAAGCTCtgatggagatggagatggaggtgACAGAGTTGGTGCCGCCTGCTCCTCTTGTCTTGGAATTAAAAACTAAGAAAGTTGAATCATCagtccatatatatatacacctgCACCCTTTTGTCTCagttaataatataatattgatAGGCAACTCTATCCTTTACAATGCATGTGAAAGTAGTGACACAGCCATGGTGGAAAGGCTTTCTGCAGGCTGATAAGAAGGAATGTGAAATGGCATCATCCCTCGCAGCCAGTCCAAAAAGACTCAACCCTGTCCTCCTCACTTGGGGTCCATTTATACAATAAACCCATACGTCTGTTTGGAAGGTTGATCATAAATGATCTACAaaactatttcctttttcaagtcTTGGATCAAACAGCTCATTTCCCTTACTACAATACACATCTTTAGTCTCTCTTAAACTACTACTGTTTACCATCTTATCTTCGGCcacattttttcctttatttacaaattaaaaaaaaaaaaaaaattgctcaaAATCACACTATAAAACTCTtattttaacaacaaaaaatcaaatgtgaaaatttcacCTTCCAATCAATTTCTTTCTGTAATCTACTTGTGGGTGCcgattcttcttttctttaaacCGAAGGGAAAAAACGTTTCTTTTCAGAGCTACAATCATGGAAGCTGCTCTTGTCGTTTTTCTCAACATAATTCATTGCTCTGACTGGTGAGCCAGTAAAAAACTGCCATGTGGAAAGTccaattttttgtgtttttttttttttttttcaaaagtatcGTCTAGGTGACGGAGAGTTGAGAGATCTCCCATAATCCGGAAGGCTATGAAGCAATCACATTCCATCacctaatatttatttatttatttaatattttatttattatcgtTCCTATCATAGAGATTGAAATAAGGGAAATTCCGAAAAGGAGATATATATAACCGGGTATATCGTCACAGGTCAGCACCTATCTAATAGCAGCCTTTTACAGAGTATACGTGTAAGGATCTGGGTGGGGAAGCCGAACAGATCGGACGGTTGAAACAAAAATGACCCTTGAGGCATTTGGAAGGCCACTTTATCCCGatctgaattttattttttatatatattttcttttataataaaagatCCATGTGGATGTCATTTAGATTTTTCAGTGTTTTGATTGGCATAAAAGTCGGCCCACATTGTTGCTTGTCTGAGACTACCCACTTGGGATTTGTCTGCACTCTCCTACTTTCTTCTGTCCTTGTCCACAacattttaaaccaaaattacaactaatatttctaaatatattcGAAATTCGGAAGAAAATATGAAGTCTAAGGGGGATGATGTTTTAAACAGTGGTGATGTGTCCTGATGAGTTATGAGGCAACGGCCAATAATGGGGCAGGGCCGGCAGGCTCGAGACGCCGCTCGCAGTCGACAAAGATTGTAGACACGTAGCTAAAAGCCTAAAACCATGTCTGACTGCACCACATAAAAGAtaataaggaaggaagaataAAGGCAGTGTCATTAATCACTTTATACAATCGGTGACAGCTACGTACATCACATGAGTTGTGCTGCAGTTGGCTTCTTTTGGGCATTTGGTGCAGGGCTTGGCAttcaaattgaaggaaaaaagaatgaagattTGGAATCTTTAGTCTTCCAAGTGTTGAAATTGGATGGTAATTATTGCTATGTATggcatatattttattttattggtttgCCTAATAATCAAACAATTGGTGGGTGAAGGTGGAATTCGgctatgaaaagaaaaaaggaaaggaaaaatgtgCAGGCCTAAAGCAACTTATACAAGAATACAAGTTTTGTCTCTGGATGCAGGCAAAGCTCAGGGATGGAGCTCAGCCCCAGCGCATAATAGTGAGTTAACGGTGGAGTTCGGAGTGAGGTGGGATGAGTGTGAAAGCGAAAATTGCAGAAAGGAAGAAGAGAGTAGAGAGAACCTCTTGAGCAAATTGCAAAGGGCCTTCAACAGAAGCAGTCCAAAGTCTGCCTCCTGCACCATAGAGCTGATCATTCCACGGCAGCAGCCTTACCATGTTTTTGGATTCAGTTGACCGGCTTGCAGAGGCCGGTTACCATGTAGGGTGaaagaaaattacatttttttttcaagcaaatgaaagaaagaaaatataagcaAGACTTCTCTCCTATTTTTATAGTGGCAATTACCTGTTGACTTTTCTTTTTCGTGGCGTGGACACGACATGAATCCAATGTACTTTTAATCAATTTAGGTCCGATATAAATGGATTTGgattaaattcatattcatttatataaattatttaataaatatataattttttagtcAACTTACATAactcaaatttgatttaaattcaTCAATCTAATAATCTCGTTATTaacttaatcatatttttaaattatttaacttattttaaatttgtttttaaataaataagttaattaagtcataaatatatttatttgaaatattatttttacctCATCAACTAATTTAActctcaataaaattaaattccataAATTTTTGTAAGTTCTTcgtttaaaaacaaaaacaattacaTTCAAATAGTAAAGATAGgaactaaaatcatttttattttttacatttttgaaatatcataacataataagaaaaaaaataaatacatctcttttcatcaattcaaataaattttctccaattaaaaccccaaaaaaaaaaacaaatttcactCATCCAAATATccattaaaatcaatatttttaattgatttttaaaaaataaaagttagaaTTGAATGTTCTTAATTctctaaattcaaaattaaaaaattaatgaattaattttaacaaaacaTTATTtactacaaaattttcaatttcttaattaattacATTATTCATCTTTCTATTACTTTTCGTTATTGTAACTCATTTTGgtattttgagatatttataaatatgttaacttacttttttttttgtttataaatgttttatctaaattatataaataataatataataaattttgatattttaaaatatttagaagtatattaaattacttatttatttaaactattaattttcaaatgccCGCATcttaattatgtaaaataagaagaaaaaataattatttttcaaggataaaaaatatttatttaagatataataacattaaaacataatttaacaTCCAATagaattcaaatattaataaaatcaaacaacttaatactcaTAAGATTAAGTTTCATTAAATTTGAGTTGAGTCAAAGTCTATTtagattcaaaacaaaaatgcatgaacttcttctttttcccttctcttttaGTAAGGAAAGGAAACCAAACCTTCTTTTCCTCTTCCAACGACTCTCTGAGTGGACAGTTAGCAGCAGCCACAGTGCCACACAGAGATTCTGCACCAAATTTGAAGGcataaaaacttcaaatttaaaagacaaataaataagaaaccCAGATATGAACCTTGAGATCACTCCCAGGATCTCCTTCTATCATATTTGTAGTTTCTACCAAATCAGACTCAGGAGACAATTATTCCTTTGCCCCCTTTGCATGCCTCTTAATGTCTTACCTCTGCTTTGTGTTGATAAGCCTACCATCAATCTGCAGAACATAAACCATTGTTAAAGTGCTGAGACATATGCTAAACTGAAAGGTCTGAGTATTTGCTAGAATTTCATGTCATGGAAAGATATCATCAAGCAGGGCCATTTGAAAGTTTTACCGGTGTGGAAACTTTTTAATAATGGCCTCATCAAGATCAAAAGGCCTGTTTGTGACTGCAAGTACCATCACTCTCTCTATTTCCTTTGTGCCCAATCCAGCCAGATTCTCCATAAGTTCCTGTTTCAGGTTAAGTAATCTGCTATCAGCCCATTTCAGAAGAAGAGAGAACAAgaatattgaatatataaatCGTAAGGTGATTCAGAGGTAAACATAATGTAACATTCTTGTTGCTGAAAGTAGAAAATGTGAACACCTCTACTGGTGTGACGGCGTCTGGCCTTTGCTGACCGGCTCAGGCCTCAGCAACCCAAGTATCTCCAATTGCTTTCAAGAGCCTCCAATATCATCCTGGAGCTGATAAACACAGTGAATTCAGGAATGACACCTACTACCTCTCCACAAAATAAAGCTGCAAGGAACCTAAGTACGCTCCATTTTTGGATTATGAGGAGTTTCACTGAAAGcatgagaaagagaaaatgagaccaaaaaaaaggtgaaaggcCAAAAAAAGTTGTAAGCTCaacaacctttttcaaccaccATTCTCTAATTTTATTgggaaaaattatgtttaagtgATAAAACCTAAAGTAATAGCTAGAAAGATTaagtagtgtttgttttttgactgaattaaaaaagttaaaatatttgattttttctattcaggtaaaagtaacatattgacatcatccaacataattaaagtaaatttgttatcaataggtttagtttaattatattggattaTGTCAACAGGTTAcattagaaaaaatcaaatattttaattttttctattcagtcaaaaaacaaataccacctaagtATAGCAACAATAGCCTTATGTGAAgcaaaaatgtcaaaaatgcCCTTACTTTTAGGTTTTACATCTTAGAAATagttttctcattttatttctcTACAAATGATTTCCATGATTCATTACAAAAATTCTACAAGTAGACACTAACTTCCAACAGAGACTACTTTCATTAATATCATAGGAAACTTCCTGGTGCTTTCGGGGTTATGCTGAGCATTTAGAATTGAAAGAGCCTAGCTACTTGATACTGCCAGAAATGCAATACCAACCAACAAATGACCTAACAAAATTAATAGCTACTTAATATAGCAAGTCTCTCCTATGAAGGCTGAACCGCCTCCCTCCCGGAGGCATCGGCCCCTTGGGTGGGGGGGTGCTCCCCCACTTCTCTCCACAACTCCATGAGGCTAA
Above is a genomic segment from Vitis riparia cultivar Riparia Gloire de Montpellier isolate 1030 chromosome 14, EGFV_Vit.rip_1.0, whole genome shotgun sequence containing:
- the LOC117930090 gene encoding chloride channel protein CLC-b, translating into MSLQFSIALMEEDPSQVAETTTTTTTTTTTTTSSVEGVGEGEERDLESNPLNQPLLKRSRTLSSNPLAIVGAKVSHIESLDYEINENDLFKHDWRSRSSAQVLQYIFLKWSLAFLVGLLTGLIATLINLAVENIAGYKLLAVSGLVEKKRYLTGFIYLTTANFVLTLFAAFLCVCFAPTAAGPGIPEIKAYLNGVDTPNMFGASTLIVKIFGSIGAVSAGLDLGKEGPLVHIGSCIASLLGQGGPENYRIKWRWLRYFNNDRDRRDLITCGASSGVCAAFRAPVGGVLFSLEEVATWWRSALLWRTFFSTAVVAVVLRAFIEYCNSGKCGLFGRGGLIMFDVSDVTVTYHAMDIVPVALIGLIGGVLGGLYNHLLHKVLRVYNLINQKGKIHKVLLSLSVSLFTSICLYCLPFLATCSPCDSSITETCPTNGRTGNFKQFNCPDGYYNDLASLLFTTNDDAVRNIFSTNTATEFHPLSLLIFFGLYYILGLITFGIAVPSGLFLPIILMGSAYGRLLGITMGSYTKIDQGLYAVLGAASLMAGSMRMTVSLCVIFLELTNNLLLLPITMIVLLIAKSVGDCINPSIYDIILHLKGLPFLDANPEPWMRNITVGELADAKPPVVTLRGVEKVARIVDVLRNTTHNGFPVVDEGVVPRVGLAIGATELHGIVLRAHLVKVLKKKWFLQERRRTEEWEVREKFTWIELAEREGKLEEVAVTNDEMEMYVDLHPLTNTTPYTVVESMSVAKAMVLFRQVGLRHMLIVPKYQAAGVSPVVGILTRQDLRAYNILTAFPHLAKSKEREKGN
- the LOC117931321 gene encoding probable spastin homolog Bm1_53365 gives rise to the protein MENLAGLGTKEIERVMVLAVTNRPFDLDEAIIKKFPHRLMVGLSTQSRESLCGTVAAANCPLRESLEEEKKVWFPFLTKREGKKKKFMHFCFESK